A portion of the Ricinus communis isolate WT05 ecotype wild-type chromosome 10, ASM1957865v1, whole genome shotgun sequence genome contains these proteins:
- the LOC8261836 gene encoding trafficking protein particle complex subunit 4 produces MAAIYSLYIINKSGGLIFYKDYGSGGRMDTNDSLRVASLWHSMHAISQQLSPVVGCSGIELLQADTFDLHCFQSLTGTKFFVVCEPGTPHMEALLKVIYELYTDYVLKNPFYEMEMPIRCELFDINVTQIIQKDRVALLGR; encoded by the exons ATGGCAGCAATTTACAGTCTTTACATAATCAACAAATCAGGTGGTTTGATTTTCTACAAG GATTACGGATCTGGTGGAAGGATGGATACAAATGACAGCTTAAGAGTAGCTAGTTTATGGCATTCGATGCATGCCATTTCTCAGCAGCTATCACCGGTTGTTGGTTGTTCTGGGATTGAACTCCTTCAAGCTGATACTTTTGACCTCCATTGTTTCCAGTCTCTTACCG GGACAAAGTTCTTCGTGGTTTGTGAACCTGGAACGCCTCACATGGAGGCTCTGTTGAAAGTCATTTATGAACTGTATACAGATTATGTTTTAAAGAACCCCTTCTACGAAATGGAGATGCCTATACGATGTGAACTCTTTGACATCAACGTTACACAGATCATACAGAAGGATCGTGTTGCTTTGTTGGGTCGATGA
- the LOC8261831 gene encoding ABC transporter I family member 20 isoform X2 has protein sequence MAVVECKQATIETKGLKFTYPGIDGHPPPGSKPLIDDFNLTLNSGDRCLLVGSNGAGKTTILKILGGKHMVEPHMVRVLERSAFHDTVLTSSGDLCYLGGEWRREVAFAGFEVPIQMDVSAEKMIFGVAGVDPQRRDELIKVLDVDLSWRMHKVSDGQRRRVQICMGLLKPFKVLLLDEITVDLDVLARADLLKFLRKECEERGATIIYATHIFDGLEEWPSHIVYVAHGKLQLAMPMAEVKEISNLSLMPAENSGELAEERKR, from the exons atggCAGTTGTGGAGTGTAAACAGGCAACAATAGAGACCAAAGGTCTGAAATTCACGTATCCAGGAATCGACGGACATCCGCCGCCTGGGTCGAAGCCTTTGATTGATGATTTCAATCTCACTCTCAACTCAGGTGACCGATGCCTTCTTGTTGGATCCAATGGCGCTG GAAAAACtacaatattgaaaatattggGAGGGAAGCACATGGTGGAGCCTCATATGGTTCGTGTGTTAGAAAGGTCTGCTTTTCATGACACTGTTTTGACCTCTTCTGGTGATCTCTGCTATCTTGGAGGAGAG TGGAGACGAGAAGTTGCTTTTGCTGGGTTTGAGGTTCCCATACAAATGGATGTTTCTGCtgaaaaaatgatatttgGTGTAGCAGGAGTTGATCCTCAAAGAAGAGATGAACTCATCAAG GTATTAGATGTTGATCTGTCATGGAGGATGCACAAGGTTTCTGATGGTCAGAGAAGGCGAGTACAAATTTGCATGGGTCTGCTAAAGCCATTCAAG GTGCTTCTACTTGATGAGATAACAGTTGACCTTGATGTGCTAGCAAGGGCTGACCTTCTGAAGTTCCTAAGGAAAGAATGTGAAGAAAGGGGTGCCACGATCATTTATGCAACACATATATTTGATGGTTTAGAGGAGTGGCCTTCACATATT GTGTACGTGGCTCATGGAAAGTTGCAATTAGCAATGCCAATGGCAGAAGTCAAGGAGATCAGTAACTTGTCACTTATG CCTGCAGAGAACAGTGGAGAGCTGGCtgaggaaagaaagagatga
- the LOC8261831 gene encoding ABC transporter I family member 20 isoform X1, whose product MAVVECKQATIETKGLKFTYPGIDGHPPPGSKPLIDDFNLTLNSGDRCLLVGSNGAGKTTILKILGGKHMVEPHMVRVLERSAFHDTVLTSSGDLCYLGGEWRREVAFAGFEVPIQMDVSAEKMIFGVAGVDPQRRDELIKVLDVDLSWRMHKVSDGQRRRVQICMGLLKPFKVLLLDEITVDLDVLARADLLKFLRKECEERGATIIYATHIFDGLEEWPSHIVYVAHGKLQLAMPMAEVKEISNLSLMRTVESWLRKERDEERKRRKERKASGLPEFEKQMDGSRVTGDPARVAVRALNNGWAAGRLNSTVAGEENFFLSSNRVLR is encoded by the exons atggCAGTTGTGGAGTGTAAACAGGCAACAATAGAGACCAAAGGTCTGAAATTCACGTATCCAGGAATCGACGGACATCCGCCGCCTGGGTCGAAGCCTTTGATTGATGATTTCAATCTCACTCTCAACTCAGGTGACCGATGCCTTCTTGTTGGATCCAATGGCGCTG GAAAAACtacaatattgaaaatattggGAGGGAAGCACATGGTGGAGCCTCATATGGTTCGTGTGTTAGAAAGGTCTGCTTTTCATGACACTGTTTTGACCTCTTCTGGTGATCTCTGCTATCTTGGAGGAGAG TGGAGACGAGAAGTTGCTTTTGCTGGGTTTGAGGTTCCCATACAAATGGATGTTTCTGCtgaaaaaatgatatttgGTGTAGCAGGAGTTGATCCTCAAAGAAGAGATGAACTCATCAAG GTATTAGATGTTGATCTGTCATGGAGGATGCACAAGGTTTCTGATGGTCAGAGAAGGCGAGTACAAATTTGCATGGGTCTGCTAAAGCCATTCAAG GTGCTTCTACTTGATGAGATAACAGTTGACCTTGATGTGCTAGCAAGGGCTGACCTTCTGAAGTTCCTAAGGAAAGAATGTGAAGAAAGGGGTGCCACGATCATTTATGCAACACATATATTTGATGGTTTAGAGGAGTGGCCTTCACATATT GTGTACGTGGCTCATGGAAAGTTGCAATTAGCAATGCCAATGGCAGAAGTCAAGGAGATCAGTAACTTGTCACTTATG AGAACAGTGGAGAGCTGGCtgaggaaagaaagagatgaagagaggaagagaagaaaagaaagaaaggccAGCGGTCTTCCAGAATTCGAGAAACAAATGGATGGAAGTCGAGTCACTGGTGATCCAGCTCGTGTAGCTGTTCGTGCTCTGAACAATGGTTGGGCAGCAGGCAGACTTAATTCCACTGTTGCGGGTGAAGAGAATTTCTTCCTAAGCTCAAATAGAGTTTTGAGATAA